In the genome of Synechococcus sp. CB0101, the window GCCAGCGGCGATCTGAATCCCGACACCCAAACCAAAGCGTTCACCATCAAGGCCAAACGCGGCTCCGCTTCCGTCAATCTCGATCTCGAAACCACAACGGTCGGCGAACTACCTCCTATCAACTTCAACGGCAGCCGCATCGCTCTCACCGCTGACCGCGACATCTACACCAGCACCCAGGGCGGACAGGACATCAATGGCTTCGTCGACGACGGGCAACGACTCACCGCTCAAGACGATGAAATCACCGCCGCGGCGGGTCGGCTGGGGCAAAACGATCGTATGAACGACGCCTCGAGCACGGACAACGACCGCCTGCTCCTCAGCACGAACAGTGCCAACAAGCTGGGAGATGCCATTGGCGGTGTCCAAGAGATCACCGGGATCGAAACCATCAGCATTACCGCTGACCAGGACAACGGTCCCTCGTCTGTCTTTGACAAGGTCTCCGGACTGAAGAGCCTGGACATCTCGGGCAGCTTCACCTCAGTGGTCAGTCACACGATTCGTGGCGCCGTTGAGGCCGGTGCACGCAGCTTTGACTTTTCCGGCATCACCGCCCAGAGCCGCGGCGTCGTGATGAATGACTTCGCCACCGGCAGCAACCAGGAAACCCTCCGCATCGAAGGTAGCCAGGCCATTGAAGGTGATCACTTCAAAGGCGGTCTGTTCAATGCGGTGATCAATGGCAATGGCGGTGCCGACGAATTGATCGGATCTGAGCTCGGTGCCTCCAGCACCCTGAACGGCGGCAGTGGCAGGGATTTCATCACCCTGAACAACAACAATGCCAGCGACACCGTCAAGCTGATCGGCATCACCAATGAGCTTGATCAAGACACCATCACTGGCTTTGCAGGTCAAGCCAACAACGCTGCCAACTACGACATCCTTCAACTCGACGCAGCCACCTACTCCAACTACGACGCAGGTGCGGCTGCGAATCTGCAGACCGTGAACGATGTGTTCGCCAACCGCGGCGCTCGCAACGTGATCCTCAAGGACACCGCTGCCAACCTTGATGGCTTCCAATTCCAGTCCGCACCGGCCATCGCCATCGACACCACCAACAACGTGATCCGCTACAGCAGCATCGGCGACTTCCGCAACGGTCAGTACCAGGAGATCGCCTTCATCAACAACGCCGATCAACTCCTCGCCGGTAATTTCAACTTCGTGTGATCAACATCAGCGACTCACACTCGCCGAGCATGATCCCTCAAATCCAAAGTCGCCCCGCCCCTCAAGGTGGGGCTTTTGCATGCAGGGTCAAGATCAGATCACAACCCCGCTGAACTGATCATCTGTCCAGGAGACAGATCAATCAAAAAACATCAAACTCACCACCTTCCCCATATCCTCCGCCGTGCGGCAGCTCGCCAACAGCGTTTCGCTGTCGTGGAAGGCGAAGCAGATCAATTGATCGCAGCGGCGAATGATCTCCTGGTTGCAGAGGCTGCTGGCCATCGGCAGGGGCAGCTCATCGTTTTCAGGCTTTTCCACCAGATGCAGCACCTGCTCCAGCTGCTCGCGAGATTCGCGGGGCTGGCGATCCAGGCTCTGGGGGAGCAACACCGTGAGCCGCGAGGCATCGATCTCGAGCACGCTGCGGATCACGGCCGAATTCACCCCCTGGGCACCAGAGGTGATCAGGCTGTGGCCCTCCTGGGCCAGGGAGCGCGACACCAGCTCCACCAAGTGGACTGACACCACGGGAACATGGCGGCTTCCCAGGATCGCAATCCGCCGCTTGCTGCGGTCCTGGAGCATGGCCAGCTCCTGGGCCAGGGTGTCGATCCGGTCGAGGGCCGGTAGATCAAGAGACCGGGTCAACGCATAACACCTGCTGACGCCTCGAAACTAGCAGTGTTCACGCGGGAATCGGCAGTCGCAGACGCTTCAGCAGCGGCTCAAAATCACAGTGCTCTTCCACCAACCGGAAGGCGTAGGTGGCCTTCACCGATTCGTGCAGGCGCACATGACCGAAGGCGCTTTCGATCACCTCCACGGTGGTGAGGGTGTCGTGCTCCACCTTCAGCAGCGGCACTTCCAGCTCTTCAGCCCGGGAGATCAACTGGGGCAACGGTTCGCCTGCACCCGTGAGGATCAGGCACTGGGTGGAAGCCTCCAGAGCGGCCAGTTGAATATCGGTGCGATCAGCACCGGTCACCACCGCCATGTTGCGCCGGCGGCGGAAGAACTCCATGGCGGAGTTCACGTTCATGGCGCCGATGGAGAGGGTTTCCACCAGCAGATCCAAGCGATCGCGGCAGCAGAGCACGTCCGCATCCAGGCGGCGGCTGAGCTCTTCCACCGTCACGCTGCGCAGCAGCGGCGATCTCGGCATCACCCCCAACACTGGAATGCCGAGCCGCTCTAGGGCCGGAGCCACCTCCGCGCGCACGGAAGCCACCTGCTCCGGCGGCAGACCATTCAGCACCACCCCGCAGAGGAGATCACCCAACTGATCGCGAGCTTCCAGCAAAGGCTCAGCGCTATGGCAACCGCTCCAGCTGTGCACCAGCACCACCGGCGCCTGAAGCCCCCGGGCCACCTGCACCAGATCCAGGCCGTAGAGCCATCCATCGTTGAGGCCGCCGGCGCCCTCCAGCAGGGTCACTCCCTCCCCACCAGCGCCGACTTGCTCCTGCAGGGCCGTGAATCCGGCACCCGCATCCAGGTTCCCGGCCAGCAAGCGCTCGCGCGCGGCATCAGCGCTTTGCAGATGCACCGAAGGCACCAGTTCGGCTTCGCTCAGGCCCAGGATCTGGCCCACAAAGCGCACGTCGTCGTCGATCAGCGGGCCATCGCCACCGGCCCCGAGCTCAGCACTGTCGGCGAGCGGCTTACCGATCCGCACCGAAAGACCTCGCTGCAGCCACTGGCGTGCCAAACCCAGCACCACCGCTGATTTGCCACTGAACGGCTCACAGGAACCGATCAGCAGGGCCGACGAACGGGCGTGGGAGGACGCGCTGTCGTGACCCATGAGGCGAAAGCTGGTGCGGCGAATCTAGGCCTGCAAAGCCTGGGAATCGAGCCCAAGAATCAACCACTGCCAGAACGGCTCCGGGAAATCCGCAGGCTGGCCCGACGCCCCGCCCGCTGCCTGCCAGGCCATCAACCACTGCAGCAAGCGATGGGTGGGCAGCTCAAAGCTGTAGGTCGCCGGCTGCTCAAGGCCCTGGCCCTGCACCGAAAGCTGCACCTGAGCGGCCTCCAGCGGTGCCACGCCCGGCTGCCACTGCAGCTCAAACGGCCGCTGGCCTTCCGGCCGCAGCGGGCGCTGACCGTGGAGATGGCCGCGCGCCAGCAGCTGCAGACCGGCTTCGAGAGCGGAGGGTTCCGTTGCCCCCTGGCAATAGGGGGCGAACAGGGCCACCAGCGCCGCCGACATCCGCTCCACTCCAACTGCTTTGAGGATGCCGCAAGCTGACGCCAACGCCCATTGCCGATGTCAGCCCAGCCTTTTGCCGGACGCACCGTGGCCGTGACCGGTGCCAGCGGCAGCCTCGGCAGCGCCCTGCTGCTGGCACTGCACCAGCAGGGGGCTGCACTGGTGGCCCTCACCAGCAGCGATCAACCGCTGACACTCACCAGCGCCGATGGCCAGGCGCTACCGCTCGAACAGGTGCCCTGGCGCTGCGGAGACGAGCAGGCCCTCAAGCCTGTGCTGGAGCGTTGTGATGTGCTCGTGATCAACCATGGCTTCAACAGCCATGGCAACCGCAGCGCTGACGCCGTCTGGCGTTCGCTGGAGGTGAATGCCCTGAGCAGTTGGCGGCTGCTGGAGTTGTTTGCCGCCATCGCCAACAGCGATCCGCCTGAGGCCCGGGCTCGAGAGCTCTGGATGAACACCTCGGAGGCTGAGATCCAGGCAGCCGTAAGCCCTCTCTACGAGATCAGCAAGCGCCTGCAGGGGCAGCTGCTCAGCCTGCGCAGCCTCGATCTGGCCAGCCCCCGGCTGCGCCTGCGCCGGCTGGTGCTGGGCCCATTCCGCTCAGCGCTGAACCCGATCGGGCTGATGAGCCCCGCCTTTGTGGCGCGGGAGATTTTGCGGCAGGTGGGCTGGAACTGGGGGCTGGTGATCGTCACCCCCAATCCCCTCACCTACGTGCTGATGCCTGTAGCCACCATGGGCCGCTGGCTCTACTTCCGAGCCACCAGCAAGGGCTCAGAGGCTTGAACCGCGCCGGCGGTCGCCTCAGAAATCGCGATCGGTCAGGATCTCGCAGCCGTCGCTGGTGACAGCGATGGTGTGCTCCCACTGAGCCGACAAGCTGCCGTCCACGGTCACCACCGTCCAGCGGTCTTTCAGGGTGCGGCAGGCCTTGCTGCCGGCATTGAGGATCGGCTCCACAGCCAGGGTCATCCCAGCCCGCAACTTCATGTTGGGCAGCTCGCGGGTGCGGTAGTTGAACACCGAAGGCTCCTCGTGCAGGTTGCGGCCCACGCCGTGGCCCGTGTAGTCCTCCACCACGGCAAAACCATGGGCCTCCACGTGGTCTTGCACGGCGCCGGCCAGCTCAAACAAGGTGCTGCCCGCCTTCACGGTGGCCAGACCCTTCATCAACGATTCCTGGGCGACGCGCGAGAGGGTGCGGGCTTGCTCGGGCACCCCTTCACCCACGCACAGGGTCACGCAGCTATCGCCGTGATAGCCGTCGAAATAGGCACCGGTATCGATCTTCACCAGATCGCCGGCCTTGATCAGGCGTTTGTTGCTGGGAATGCCATGCACCACTTCGTTGTTGATCGAGGCGCAGATGCTGGCGGGGAAACCGTGATACCCCTTGAAGCTGGGCACAGCGCCCATCTCACGGATGCGCTTTTCGGCATGCGCATCGAGATCGCCGGTGGTCATACCCGGAGCCGCCATCTCGATGACTTCGCGCAACACCGTGGCCACGATGCGGCTGGCCTGGCGCATGGTTTCGATCTCGCGGGCGCTCTTCACCTCCACGCCGCGACGACTCTTCTGAATGCGCGGCCCGGTTTGCGTCACCACCGACGGTGCCGGCGCCGCGCCCCCATCAGCGGACTTCTGCGTAGCGGCGAGCAGTTCGGCGAACAGGTTCATCTCGGCGTTACGGGCCCTTCCATTCAAGTTAGAACCTGGAACCTCAGCTCGGCCGATCCCCGCCATGAGCCCGCCGTTGGTTCAACTGCGCCGCTGGCATGCCGCGCTGGCCCCTGTGGTGCTGGCCCCCTTACTGCTCACCGTGCTCAGCGGCATGGCCTATCGGCTGCTCAAAGACTGGGCAGGCCTCGGCCGAGACCAGGTGCACTGGCTGATGGTGCTGCACGAAGGCGAATGGCTCGGGCATTGGGCGGAACCGATCTATGTGCTGCTCAATGGCCTTGGGCTGCTGTGGATGCTGGGCAGCGGTGGCTGGATGCTGGTGCGACGCTGGGCCCCTCAGAGGCCGGCAGGACCCCCTGCACCCTGAGCCAGTACACTGGTTGTTTGGCCAGGCGTTTTTCGGAGCTGGATGGCAGCGGAATCCAAG includes:
- a CDS encoding phosphotransacetylase family protein → MGHDSASSHARSSALLIGSCEPFSGKSAVVLGLARQWLQRGLSVRIGKPLADSAELGAGGDGPLIDDDVRFVGQILGLSEAELVPSVHLQSADAARERLLAGNLDAGAGFTALQEQVGAGGEGVTLLEGAGGLNDGWLYGLDLVQVARGLQAPVVLVHSWSGCHSAEPLLEARDQLGDLLCGVVLNGLPPEQVASVRAEVAPALERLGIPVLGVMPRSPLLRSVTVEELSRRLDADVLCCRDRLDLLVETLSIGAMNVNSAMEFFRRRRNMAVVTGADRTDIQLAALEASTQCLILTGAGEPLPQLISRAEELEVPLLKVEHDTLTTVEVIESAFGHVRLHESVKATYAFRLVEEHCDFEPLLKRLRLPIPA
- the ebsA gene encoding type IV pilus biogenesis protein EbsA, with the translated sequence MSAALVALFAPYCQGATEPSALEAGLQLLARGHLHGQRPLRPEGQRPFELQWQPGVAPLEAAQVQLSVQGQGLEQPATYSFELPTHRLLQWLMAWQAAGGASGQPADFPEPFWQWLILGLDSQALQA
- a CDS encoding NAD-dependent epimerase/dehydratase family protein, translating into MSAQPFAGRTVAVTGASGSLGSALLLALHQQGAALVALTSSDQPLTLTSADGQALPLEQVPWRCGDEQALKPVLERCDVLVINHGFNSHGNRSADAVWRSLEVNALSSWRLLELFAAIANSDPPEARARELWMNTSEAEIQAAVSPLYEISKRLQGQLLSLRSLDLASPRLRLRRLVLGPFRSALNPIGLMSPAFVAREILRQVGWNWGLVIVTPNPLTYVLMPVATMGRWLYFRATSKGSEA
- the map gene encoding type I methionyl aminopeptidase translates to MNLFAELLAATQKSADGGAAPAPSVVTQTGPRIQKSRRGVEVKSAREIETMRQASRIVATVLREVIEMAAPGMTTGDLDAHAEKRIREMGAVPSFKGYHGFPASICASINNEVVHGIPSNKRLIKAGDLVKIDTGAYFDGYHGDSCVTLCVGEGVPEQARTLSRVAQESLMKGLATVKAGSTLFELAGAVQDHVEAHGFAVVEDYTGHGVGRNLHEEPSVFNYRTRELPNMKLRAGMTLAVEPILNAGSKACRTLKDRWTVVTVDGSLSAQWEHTIAVTSDGCEILTDRDF